Genomic segment of Iocasia fonsfrigidae:
ATTCCAGCTGCAACACTTCCCTCACTAATAATCTTAAATGAACCAATCTCAGCTGTCCAAGCAATATGTGTTCCACCACATAATTCTCTGCTATAGTCCCCCATAGTAACGACCCGGACATTTTTACCATATTTCTCCCCAAAAAGGGCAGTTGCTCCCATTTCACGTGCTTTATCTATTTCAGTCTCTATAGTCTCCACTCTGAGATTCTCCAGAATAACCTGGTTAACCTTTTTTTCTACTCCATCAAGCTCAACAGCAGTCATTGCAGAGAAATGATTAAAATCAAAACGCAGTCTATTTGCTTCAACCAGTGAACCAGACTGATTAACATGTTCACCAAGTACCTCTTTTAAAGCCTTATGAAGCAGGTGTGTTGCTGAATGATTACGGGCAGTAGCTTTTCTCAGGTCAGCATAAACCCTAGTTTCAACAGAACTGCCCTGTTTGATTACCCCTTTTTTAACCTCAACACTATGGACTATTAATTCTGCCTTTTTCCTGGTATCAAAGACCTCAGCTATATTTTCAGCTGTTCTTAGTATCCCTTGATCACCAATCTGGCCTCCACTCTCAGCATAAAAAGGTGTCTGATTAAGGATTACCTCTCCCTTTTCACCACTCTGTAGCCTATCAACAGATTTACCATCTTTAATTATAGCAAGAATTTCTGCCTCGTTTTTTAAATCACCATAACCAACAAAATTAGTCCCTGACAGGTCTTTCTTTAATTTGCTATAGAGTATTTCATTCCCGATTCCGCTAAAGCCTATATCCTCTCTGGCAGAACGTGCCCTTTCCCGTTGTTTTTCCATCTCTTTTTTAAATTCATCTTCATCAATGGAAAAATCCGCTTCTTCCAGAATATCCTTAGTTAAATCAAGGGGAAATCCATATGTATCATATAATTTAAAGGCATCTTTGCCTGATAGTGTATTCTGATTACTTGCCTTTAATTTCCCTAACATCTCCTGAATAATGGATAAACCCTGGTCAAGGGTCTGTAAAAACCTTTCCTCCTCAGCTTTAACAATCCTACTGATATGCTCTTCCTTAACAGATAATTCAGGGTACCCAGCAGCCAGTGTGTCTATTACTACTGGAACCATACGGTACAAAAAGGGTTCTTGATAACCTAGTTTCCCAGCATAACGTACAGCCCTCCTCAAAATACGGCGAATAACATATCCCCGGCCCTCATTGCTCGGTAAAGCACCATCAAATACTGCCATAGTAATACCCCTGATATGGTCAGCAATAACCCTGAAAGCAGTAATAGTATCTTCATCTCTAGTATAATTAATACCAGTATCCTTTGCTATATATTCTATCATTGGTTTTAATAGATCTGTTTCATAATTAGATTCGCAATCCTGTAAGATAGAGGCAACCCTCTCTAAACCCATTCCTGTATCAATGTTCTTATTCGGCAGTGGAAGATATTCTCCATCCTCAGATTTATCATACTGAGTAAAGACAAGGTTCCATATCTCCAGAAAGCGGTCACCTTCACCACCAATTACATCCTCATCACCTGTTCCATACTCTTCTCCCCTATCATAATGTATCTCAGAGCAGGGGCCGCAAGGCCCAGTTCCTATCTCCCAGAAATTATCCTTTTTGCCCATACGTATTATCCTGTCTTCACTAAGACCTATTTTATTATGCCAGATCTGAAAGGCTTCATCATCATTTTGATAGATAGTAATCCATAATCTCTCCTCAGGCAATTTTAATACTTCAGTTACAAATTCCCAGGCCCAGGAAATAGCCTCTTCTTTAAAATAATCACCAAAAGAAAAATTACCCAGCATCTCAAAAAATGTATGGTGTCTGACTGTTTTACCTACGTTTTCAATATCATTGGTTCTGATACATTTTTGACTGGTGGCAATCCTATTTCTTGGTGCTGTTTTACGTCCATCAAAATATGGTTTAAATGGTGCCATACCAGCATTAATCCACAGTATACTCGGATCATCCTGTGGTATTAGCGGTGCACTCGGCATAATTAAATGCCCCTTATCTTTAAAAAAATCCAGGTAAGCCTGTCTTATTTCATTGCCTGTCATTGACATCCTTATTTGTCCCCCTTAATTATTCCACTTATATGTAATTTCACAGTTAAGCGTATTGCATAATTGATTATTGCACTGACCCAGCACTCCCGGTATCATACATTAAGGTTGCCCTGCAAAAAATCTATTATGAAAGAGCCTTAGTTATAATAAATGATACTAAAAATCAGATTATTTGTCAATTGTACTGATACAGTAAATGTCAATATTCCAGACCCCTGATGATTAATTTAAAGACTACCTTAATAGTCCCTGCTATTGGGACAGCAAAAATCAAACCCCAGACACCCATTAATTCTGCCCCCACTAATAGAGAAAATATAATCCCCAGAGGATGTATTCCAACATTTTCACTCATTATTTTAGGGCTAATAATACTACTTTCCAGCTGTTGTATTACAAAATAGATTAAAGCAACAATAAGCGCCTTGCTCATTGAAACCCTTAATGCTATAAAGACAGCAGGTACTGCACCTATAAAGGGACCAATAAAGGGAATCATATTACTGAAGGTTGCTATAACTGCTAAAATTGTAAAAAACTTCAGTTTTAAAATAAAAAGACTTATTCCTGTTAAAAACCCTACAATTATGCTGATCCAGATCTGTCCCCTCAAATAAGCAATAAACATTTTGTTTAATTCTCTACCCACTTCCAGGAAAAGCTGTTTTCTGTCAGCAGGTATTATTTTTATGATCTCTCTTTTAATCTTGGGCAGATCTTTTAATATATAATAAGTTATAAATGGGGCTATTACTAAACTTATAAGTATTGACAGTGAATTTATTATTATTTCTGTAATATTTTGTATAAAAGCAATCATCTGTTCTTCCAGCCTTGATAATGTCCCATCTATTACCTCTTTGATCACTACTGGCAGTTGTATACGGTGATATTCACGATTTAGATAACTAATATATTCATCAATAGTTCTTATATACTCCGGTATACTCTGTGTTAAACCCTCAAGTTCATTAATAAAAAGGGGGAGCATTATTAAAGCAATAAAACTACACATTAACAGAAATAGAAGCAGTAAGATATAAATTGCCCAGGACCGTGATACATTCCTTTCCCTTAAAAAACATACAATAGGATAAAAGAGATAGGCCAGTATAATACCAAATACAAAAGGAATCACAGCTGTCTTTACACTCATTAAAAAATAAATTATGCCCCATGTTAAAAGGAGCATAATTATTATTTTAAAATCCTTTTTCTCTATTTCCATATAGTATTTCAACCCCTGGTTTTATTGTGTACTCTCTTCCCTCAGTTTTTTTAAGGCCTCTTCAAGCTGGTTTATTTTTTTCCCAAAACTTATTTTACTGGTAATCTCCTTACCGATAAACTCACCCTCTTTAGCTGCCTTTTTTTTTGCCTCTTCCTGGGAATTTCTGAGCTCTTTTTTTTGATCACCAGTTTTTTCCGAATCTTCCTCACTGGCTACTTTCTTTATTCTATTAAAACCTGTTTCATCATTTCCTTCTCCATTATCTGCTGTTTCCTTATCATTACTTCCCTTATCAACTCCAGTTTCAGTATCATCTTTTTCCCCATCTTTCTTTTCCCCTGTCGCTTTTTTTTTCTGAGTAAGGAAAAAAACAGTCAAGCTCAAGAGACCGCCAAAAAAAACACCACTCCAAAAGCCATCTCTATTGATAGGTAGACACCCCCTGTATATAGTTCTTTACCTATTATCCCCTTAATACAGTATTTTAAACTAAAATAAGGAAGCCTACTGACTCCCTTTTAAAATACCAGACAAACCCTCCCCATCAATGCCAACGTAAACCTGTGGAACCTTACCGAGTATAACTACCTCTGTTACCGGAATATCAGCATGTATATCAACACTATGACTTTTAAAGGGTACTATCAACTTTATTTGAGCAGCTACATCAAGATAAATCTTATGACGGGTCTGATTAATCCCGGCAGAAGTGAAACTGTCCTTGATTTTAGGTGGTTCAGTAAAACCAGCAGGTATTATTCTAGCTTCCAGTTTCGGCCCAAAACCTGCTAGAAGCTCAATGCCAAATATCTGTGCCAGTGGAACAGAGACTGTTTCCTGACTGGCCTCTGCTAACTTTTCCTGAATTCTTAATGATATACTGGAGGTGAATTTATTAATATTTTTAGTGTTAGGCTGCATTAGTACAATAGCATCACCACTCTTATTATAAACATA
This window contains:
- the yunB gene encoding sporulation protein YunB, with the protein product MFLNNFSICKILIVFIILLLLFFIFLHNTITPIFFSLAEVEAVKIANSAINEAVDLGAEKVDYQDMIDYVYNKSGDAIVLMQPNTKNINKFTSSISLRIQEKLAEASQETVSVPLAQIFGIELLAGFGPKLEARIIPAGFTEPPKIKDSFTSAGINQTRHKIYLDVAAQIKLIVPFKSHSVDIHADIPVTEVVILGKVPQVYVGIDGEGLSGILKGSQ
- the alaS gene encoding alanine--tRNA ligase translates to MSMTGNEIRQAYLDFFKDKGHLIMPSAPLIPQDDPSILWINAGMAPFKPYFDGRKTAPRNRIATSQKCIRTNDIENVGKTVRHHTFFEMLGNFSFGDYFKEEAISWAWEFVTEVLKLPEERLWITIYQNDDEAFQIWHNKIGLSEDRIIRMGKKDNFWEIGTGPCGPCSEIHYDRGEEYGTGDEDVIGGEGDRFLEIWNLVFTQYDKSEDGEYLPLPNKNIDTGMGLERVASILQDCESNYETDLLKPMIEYIAKDTGINYTRDEDTITAFRVIADHIRGITMAVFDGALPSNEGRGYVIRRILRRAVRYAGKLGYQEPFLYRMVPVVIDTLAAGYPELSVKEEHISRIVKAEEERFLQTLDQGLSIIQEMLGKLKASNQNTLSGKDAFKLYDTYGFPLDLTKDILEEADFSIDEDEFKKEMEKQRERARSAREDIGFSGIGNEILYSKLKKDLSGTNFVGYGDLKNEAEILAIIKDGKSVDRLQSGEKGEVILNQTPFYAESGGQIGDQGILRTAENIAEVFDTRKKAELIVHSVEVKKGVIKQGSSVETRVYADLRKATARNHSATHLLHKALKEVLGEHVNQSGSLVEANRLRFDFNHFSAMTAVELDGVEKKVNQVILENLRVETIETEIDKAREMGATALFGEKYGKNVRVVTMGDYSRELCGGTHIAWTAEIGSFKIISEGSVAAGIRRIEAVTGMEVINYVNKERELIAETASLLKTDRSRLLERVKALLNQQKELENEVKSMKDRLANLKVDDLLNNIQEINGISLLTAGLKGIDNEGLRKLSDQLNSRMGSGVIVLASDLGQKVIFVASVSEDLLSKGYHAGKLIGQVARIAGGGGGGRPDMAQAGGQKVEKIPEALAEAKKIIENK
- a CDS encoding AI-2E family transporter translates to MEIEKKDFKIIIMLLLTWGIIYFLMSVKTAVIPFVFGIILAYLFYPIVCFLRERNVSRSWAIYILLLLFLLMCSFIALIMLPLFINELEGLTQSIPEYIRTIDEYISYLNREYHRIQLPVVIKEVIDGTLSRLEEQMIAFIQNITEIIINSLSILISLVIAPFITYYILKDLPKIKREIIKIIPADRKQLFLEVGRELNKMFIAYLRGQIWISIIVGFLTGISLFILKLKFFTILAVIATFSNMIPFIGPFIGAVPAVFIALRVSMSKALIVALIYFVIQQLESSIISPKIMSENVGIHPLGIIFSLLVGAELMGVWGLIFAVPIAGTIKVVFKLIIRGLEY